A single genomic interval of Sceloporus undulatus isolate JIND9_A2432 ecotype Alabama chromosome 2, SceUnd_v1.1, whole genome shotgun sequence harbors:
- the LOC121921308 gene encoding taste receptor type 2 member 7-like: MFYPQIIVFLLVAADMALGGLISNGFIATVIIKEWTKCRSLASNEQLLLSLGISNICAVILQTASTITEYMVSFRNQLILPVIFFFAFFVTFFRFWLTAWLSVFYYIKIVNSPHSLFLWCKMRISWLIHRLLIGSLVISLLISFLIFHKILLQLQSDISANITNKTQEKTLRATIGSSKVLFLVTGTVCPFLVVLFCSILSVVFLCRHVRRMTTEKSSFRSLQTEAHIKAAWTVLFLLFAYVLFYVGETLVLTTDLGGKQSFVIFLIMLYSPAQAAIFVLVNPKLKWAATQILLRISQKQCKCTVCSHI; encoded by the coding sequence ATGTTTTATCCCCAAATTATTGTCTTTCTTCTAGTTGCAGCCGACATGGCCCTTGGCGGGCTCATCTCCAATGGTTTTATAGCTACAGTGATTATCAAAGAATGGACCAAATGCAGAAGCCTTGCTTCCAATGAACAGCTCCTTCTGAGTCTGGGAATATCCAACATTTGTGCCGTTATTTTACAGACTGCATCTACAATTACTGAATACATGGTCAGCTTCAGAAACCAGTTAATATTGCCAGTAatcttcttctttgctttctttgtgaCTTTCTTCAGATTCTGGCTCACTGCCTGGCTCTCTGTCTTCTATTACATCAAGATTGTGAACAGCCCACATTCCCTGTTCCTTTGGTGCAAAATGAGGATATCATGGCTAATACACCGTCTTCTAATTGGATCTCTAGTCATTTCCTTGCTCATTTCCTTTCTAATATTCCATAAGATTCTTTTACAACTCCAGAGTGACATATCAGCCAACATTACAAACAAGACTCAAGAAAAGACACTGAGAGCGACTATTGGTTCTTCCAAAGTCTTATTTTTAGTTACCGGAACTGTTTGTCCTTTTCTTGTGGTTTTATTTTGCTCCATCCTGTCTGTTGTGTTCCTCTGCAGACATGTTCGCAGGATGACAACTGAAAAGTCCAGTTTTAGAAGCCTCCAAACAGAAGCTCATATCAAGGCAGCTTGGACTGTGCTCTTCCTCTTATTCGCTTATGTACTCTTTTATGTGGGGGAAACGTTGGTTCTAACCACAGATTTGGGAGGAAAACAGAGCTTTGTTATATTCCTGATCATGCTGTATTCTCCTGCTCAGGCTGCCATCTTTGTGCTGGTTAATCCCAAACTAAAGTGGGCAGCTACCCAAATTCTTTTAAGAATTTCTCAGAAACAATGCAAGTGTACTGTTTGTTCACATATCTAA